The Pseudomonas azadiae genome includes a window with the following:
- a CDS encoding alpha/beta fold hydrolase, protein MPLIRAFCIAGLLTAIAAPVLAATYGPELQGFTYPYPLKHFQFQSQGKSLQMGYMDVAPAGQANARTVVLMHGKNFCGATWEGSIKALSDAGYRVIAPDQIGFCSSSKPDHYQYSFQQLATNTHQLLEKLGIQKATFLGHSTGGMLATRYALMYPEQTEQLALVNPIGLEDWKALGVPSLTVDQWNARELKVNAEGIRNYQLNTYYVGRWKPEYERWVDMYAGLANGPGRTLVAWNSALIYDMIFTQPVYYEFKNLQMPTLLLIGTSDNTAIGKDVAPPAVKAKLGNYAVLGKHVAELIPHATLVEFPGLGHAPQMEEPARFHKALLQGLNAL, encoded by the coding sequence ATGCCTCTGATCCGCGCTTTCTGTATCGCCGGCCTGCTCACGGCCATCGCCGCCCCGGTGCTTGCCGCAACCTATGGCCCTGAACTTCAAGGGTTCACCTACCCCTACCCGCTCAAGCATTTCCAATTCCAATCCCAAGGCAAGTCCTTGCAGATGGGTTACATGGACGTCGCGCCCGCAGGCCAGGCCAACGCTCGCACCGTGGTGCTGATGCACGGCAAGAACTTCTGCGGTGCCACCTGGGAAGGCTCGATCAAGGCGTTGAGCGACGCCGGATACCGAGTGATTGCGCCGGACCAGATCGGCTTCTGCAGTTCCAGCAAGCCCGATCACTATCAATACAGCTTCCAGCAACTGGCAACCAACACCCACCAACTCCTGGAAAAGCTTGGGATTCAAAAGGCCACCTTCCTCGGCCACTCCACGGGCGGCATGCTCGCCACGCGTTATGCGCTGATGTACCCCGAGCAAACCGAGCAGCTTGCACTGGTGAACCCCATCGGCCTGGAAGACTGGAAGGCACTGGGCGTGCCTTCGCTCACCGTCGACCAGTGGAACGCGCGTGAACTCAAGGTCAACGCCGAAGGGATCCGCAACTACCAGCTCAACACCTATTACGTGGGCCGCTGGAAACCGGAGTACGAACGCTGGGTCGACATGTACGCCGGGCTGGCCAACGGCCCAGGGCGTACGCTGGTCGCCTGGAACTCGGCCTTGATTTACGACATGATCTTCACCCAGCCGGTCTACTACGAGTTCAAGAACCTGCAGATGCCTACGCTGCTGCTGATCGGCACGTCCGATAACACCGCCATCGGCAAGGACGTTGCGCCGCCGGCAGTCAAGGCCAAGCTCGGCAACTATGCGGTGCTGGGCAAGCACGTGGCCGAACTGATTCCCCACGCGACCCTGGTGGAATTCCCCGGGCTGGGGCATGCACCGCAAATGGAGGAACCGGCCCGGTTCCACAAAGCGCTGTTGCAGGGATTGAACGCCCTCTAA